A region of Acidimicrobiales bacterium DNA encodes the following proteins:
- a CDS encoding sigma-70 family RNA polymerase sigma factor, with translation MESLTSVVGAAQEGSEEAFSCLFRALNPQILRYLRHHAGAAAEDLAAETWLAVANGFDRFAGDDGDFRSWLFSIARRRVVDHFRREHRRPRTVALGAVDAVAPGGDFQADVVGAMSAERAVEILVRDLPADQAEVVVLRVVGGLDVDEVARILGRTPGWVRVAQHRALRRMRERHDHRELRLAVTA, from the coding sequence GTGGAATCGCTGACGAGCGTGGTGGGCGCTGCACAGGAGGGCAGCGAGGAGGCGTTCTCGTGCCTGTTCCGGGCGTTGAACCCCCAGATCCTGCGCTACCTCCGCCACCACGCCGGCGCGGCGGCCGAGGACCTCGCCGCCGAGACGTGGTTGGCCGTGGCCAACGGGTTCGACCGGTTCGCGGGGGACGACGGGGACTTCCGCTCCTGGCTGTTCTCCATCGCCCGCCGCCGCGTCGTGGACCACTTCCGGCGTGAGCACCGCCGGCCGAGGACCGTCGCCCTCGGTGCCGTCGACGCGGTAGCTCCGGGCGGCGACTTCCAGGCCGACGTGGTGGGAGCGATGTCGGCCGAGCGGGCGGTCGAGATCCTGGTCCGGGACCTGCCTGCCGACCAGGCCGAAGTCGTGGTGCTGCGCGTGGTGGGCGGCCTCGACGTCGACGAGGTGGCGAGGATCCTGGGCCGCACCCCGGGGTGGGTACGGGTGGCCCAGCACCGGGCGCTGCGCCGCATGCGGGAACGCCACGACCACCGGGAGCTCCGTCTCGCTGTAACGGCCTGA